In Phaseolus vulgaris cultivar G19833 chromosome 3, P. vulgaris v2.0, whole genome shotgun sequence, the sequence ataaatttcataaatataaattctttaaaactgagaaacaaaattatattgtaTAATGAATtctcattaattttaaaaagtttttatcagaaaaaattatattgaaatatcatttttattaataagaacCTCgagtaaattttattaaaaacactcttgcaaattaaaaataaaacatgtaaGGCTGATCAAacattttttctctctttttataCATAATGTTTAAGACaaatacatattaaaaataaaagtaaaacaataaaaaataaaagcacCAAACACCCTAAAGTTTTCTAGGTTGGTGATTTCCAATTGTCATTAGCCGTTAACAAGAAACATGACTTATATATCAATATCTTGTGTCATCTCGTtatcattaattatttataatttcttttcaagttataaaaaatcatttttttcagTTCTAAAAAACTTTCAAGAAAACGAAATTTTCTTTgagaaaaaaacatatttcattGTGAAACGaggtttaattatatttataaattttaatttttttttataaattgaaaaaagaaatctacttcctaatatatatatatatatatatatatatatatatatatatatattatttttagaatatttatacatatatactCAAAATACTAAATGACACCCAAAATAACATAAAGATATagaaaaaatagtaaaagagaAAGGTCCAATTTGATCCTTGTAAGATAGAGATGATGACTAATAggaatttattaaattttgtatgTAAATATAtccttaaatattatttttttacgaGGTTatgacaaatattttttaaacatatatCTATAGTTTTATTTTCCACTGAAAACACTTtctatatgttttatttttagtttttaattttttagtaataataaatttaactcAATTTACATTgctttaatttcatttaataaCATTTGCTTACTTATTGACTTTATTCAGTTGCATTGATTTTTACATAGATGAAATTcatttgtttagtttttttcaattttataaattgtcTTTTTCTCTACTTTTCACTCAAATTTCGAATTGTtgtttcgttttttttttctattctttatCAATCAAAAACTAATTATTGAAGTTAAAATCTTAAAATCAGAATCATATAATCCGAATCGAGTTTTGTATTCATTTTTTATagcttttagtttttttttctccttcttcTCTCCAATTTTGATTTCAGAAATCAAATTAGAATCTTCTTAATTTGATAATTAGATCAAAATTATATATGATAGTTTGATTTGCTTTATATTTATGGTTCAGTGATGTTTTTCTATTGAATTAATTGATCAAACCTATGAATTACTGTGTCAAActttaatataaatttgtaaataactatgataaaataatttgtatgaattttaaatttatgaattgatatttcattttattggATTTCATTTTGAGGTCtacatattttcttaaattttttcattttagttcacgtgttttaaatcaaaatcccCAAATTATCTATACGTGTCTTTGTAAATTGACATAGATTATACTCTATATTGAGTTTAATTACAATTTAATGGATATTTTCTAAGGGTAAATCGTGTCCTTCTATAAGATAATAAAGACAAATTCAATGAAAACATCATTTACTATTGTTAAGACCTTATTCGAAAAAGTTAAATGTAAgacaatatattatttaataatttatttacaaatacaCAAAATTATAAGTAAATACCTCACTCTTTTAGATACCAAATTAAagatttacaaaaaaaataactatagtTGACAGTCGAAATAGGagagaaatagaaaagaaaataggTGTTAATTAGgtgtttaaaaataatagatgTATTTGAAGAATTACcatgttaattaaaataaaaagcaaTGTTTTGAcctattatttatatatatatatatatatataatatcatcgcataaattaagaaaaattattagatTGGATTTTCTTGAAATAGATGCGCaaacaattttgtttcaaattttGGGTACTGaacatgaataaaaaaatctaaattttataagctaaaatcataatttaaaattattttatcgtAAGTTTTTTGTACAGAAATGAATTTTACTGTGAACAAAAATCCAAAGTTGTTTGAACTCCCCTTTCCCATTTGATATCATTTGCATAATGATTGACCAATGTCACAACTCAACACCCCAACAACCCTCTCAAGAGctatctttatctttaattatttattaaccatttttaatttacacaaaaaacaatttgtttaattttaaatatcatttatgtaaaggaattttcttttgaaaaaaaaaaagacatttgATTGTGGGGTTAGTTTGTTTAGGTTGAAACGTGAGAACAACTGAATTGTTCTATATTATATCTGTTAAAAGtaggaaaaaaaatcttttactaaaatatgaatatgtaaaaaaatgattttttttttaaaaggatggtaaatttttttaaaaagtaacaTTTATTGTTTTTCATAGGACGTAATAAATAACTAGGGTGGCGCAGTAATGCAGTGGCACCAACCACCCCGAGTGTGGGAGTGAGGTTGAAGAAGCTTAGTTGAGAGTTAGAGAGACAAAAGAAGAGATAGCGCGAAAGTTGTTGTTTTCATCACTAATCACTGAACACAGGCCCACGCGCACACACCACATTCCACATTCCACATTCCACATTCCGTTGAAGACTGTCTGGTAAACAACCTATTATCTCTCTCTCTGTCTGTCTCTGTCTCTGTCTTCCACACTCACCCTTCAGCGCCAGCAAAACGAGGAACCTGCAACTCAGCTTCGCGCCCATGGAGGTTGCTCCTCTCTTCCACATCTCTGCGTGGTGGGACCAAATCAACGCCTCCACGTGCTGGCAGAGCGctgttttcttcttcctctgtgCTGCCTATGCTCTCGTTGCTTCTATCGCTTTAGTACATTCCTTgtcatcttcttcttcaactgCTATTTTATTTGCTCCACCGGAGTTCGAGTTATTATATTATTGTAGCTGCTTTTGTTTTATCCTCCTCTGCACTGTTGTTAATTATGCAGGTTCAATTGGTGAGAATTGAAGTTAGAGTGCCTGAGTATGGTTGGACAACGCAGAAAATTTTTCATCTCATGAACTTCGTTGTCAACGGAGGTCTTTTCACAATCCTTGCTCGTTTCAGGATGGATATAATTTAACTACTGTTGCTTAGGTGCTATTTGAGTAGTTATTCCATCAGAATTGGAGTTTTATCTTCATAATTCGCGCAAACCTTTTATTCAAATCCTTGTCTTGTGGGTTACCGAGATAAAACCACAATTTTAATTGAACACGATGCAAACAGTAGATAAGGAGGAACtgtgtttgatttatttttttttctttttagaattgttGTATGTTTCGTTTGTTTTTGACatttgtttatttctttttgCTTTTTGCTTTTTGGATTTGCAGTGCGAGCAGTGGTGTTTGGATTGCACAAGCTAGTTTTTCTTTTGCAGCCTAAGGTTAGTTTTTGCACCGTGTGATGTTTGGTTAATGATTGCAAGGCTGGTATGCTGACATGGATTTACTGCTTATTCCTTTAGGTGTTGATTTTGGTGCTATTAGATCTGCCTGGATTGCTTTTTTTCTCAACATATACGCTTCTAGTCCTTTTCTGGGCAGAAATTTATCACCAGGCAAGCCAAAGTTCTCCTTAttcttttgaaattatttaactGTCATGAATGAGTACCTCCCTTTATTGAATTAAATAGgcctcaattttttttttaaaaaataacaaaatttgttCAAAAGGGAAATtctaattttattctaattacTGAGCAGGCAAGGGGTTTACCAACCGATAAGCTCAAGATAGTATATATTTCAGTTAATGCCGCCCTATATGTTATCCAGGTAGATATCTAATTTTCTGGTCTGCACTGTTATTTATGTATGGTGGTATTTCCTTAGTTCTCATCAGTCATATTAATAGACTGGATCAAAACATAAGGACATCTCCCCTACACTTGCAATATAGTTTCACTTTCACTTGAACTGTTTATCTTCTGTCTGAACTTGAAACACTTCACTGTTTTTTCTTCCTGTATATTCCGTCCTTTTTATATGCAAAAATTCtctttattttggtttctaatgTCACATGATGTTGGCCAGACACCATCATGCTGCAGCTTCTCATTTTATAACCTGTTATGGTATCAAAATTTGGGCACCCTCCTCCACCCACTTTACTAGAACAGAGTTCTGGTGGTCCCTACACCCTAGTATGGTACATTTTATATAGATTGAGATCATCTGGTTTCTAGAAATATCATGGCATATGAATTTCCAGGAGACTTGTTTGCACGGGTTCAACTATAACTTATTTGAGTTGGAAATTATTGACTTTAGAAAGGGAATCATTTTTGTGCAATAGTTATGGTTTACCACGTCTGGTTTATGCAAGAAGCATGTTGTGCAAAGCATAaatgtttcaaaacaaacagaAGTGTACTTTCATAGTTGATGTCAGAAATCACAATACTAGTGTGCCTTTGAATATTAGGTTTGCATTTGGATATACCTCTGGATAGATGATAACAGTGCCGTGGAGTTCATTGGAGAGATATTTATTGCAGGTTAGCTTTCTAATCAAAGGTTGATAATGTTATTATGTTTCACACCCACATGTGAGTTTCAGAATGAGTTTTGCCACCTTAGAATAAACTTTGCTATATGCgtatacatattttaaaaaatgtttcccCCTTTTTCGTCAGTTGTATCATTTATGGCTGCTCTAGGCTTCTTGATATACGGAGGAAGGTGAGGCTTCTGCATTTAGTCTGTTGTCTATGAATTAATATCTCTGAGGTCTTTGTTTCATTCACTCACTAATGACTGGCAATTCATGGTTGTTATGTGTGACTTTATTTACCCGGGGAATGCATTTTTTCTAGATTATTTTTTATGCTGAGGCGCTTCCCAATCGAATCTAAAGGTAGAAGGAAGAAACTTAATGAGGTATGAGCATTTTCTTCCGAGTGTGTCTATTTGGTAGTTGTATTATTAATATGTCTTTGTGTAAATCATGTCGTGTCACCACACTACGGAAAGTCTCATTTGAGACACAATTTACTCCCTCCCTTCATTTTCTGAATAAAAGGGTATCATTCATAATGTATTCAGGTTCCCTGGGATATCTTAGTATATTGCAAATTTGGTCCATGTGCCGGTATTTCAATAGAAAACGATTTCCTGCTTCTGTTGTCTCTTCATTTCTACTTTTTCAATACATGGATCTTCCAAACAAACACACGAGACAAAGGTTTTGGCAATGGGCATGGGAGAGTGTTTGCATGGGTTACTTATTCGACTTTTTTCTTTCATAGGAGAAAGGGATTTTCTTGTACTTGCAACATCTAAAAAACAGTAATGAATAAGAGCTATTAAATGTTCTCCAAGTGTTTGAATGTACAGTTTTTGTTTCCTTTCTAATTTGTTCCTACCTTTTCGTCTGCAAAATTCAAGTTGTGCTCCGGTGCCAAAACTTAAGGCAACTGATGGAAATGATAGTTTTCATTGTATTTTCCTGCAATTATTTGTGCTACAAGTAATAACTTTTAGTTAGCCTGGTTTCCTATTTATAAATCACAACAAATCAACATACTTTCCATTTTAGCCATagacaattttatttatatatcataTTCTATCGTCGACGGTCTATAGTTTTAAACAATAAGGTTATGTTCCGTATGTACCCTTTGAATTAGATTTAGTTTTCATCATTTGTGGAAATGAGAAGAACCCCTTTGATATTCCAAAAATATAAcaatgaaattgaaaaaaaaaaattgctcaTATCAATATTACTTGTATTTATCTAACATGGACTGGGTATTGCAGGTTGGATCCGTCACAGCCATCTGTTTCACCTGTTTTCTGATAAGATGTGTTATGGTAATTTCTGCCTTCATTATTTTAGTAATCTTTTTAATGTTCAAATAAGCATTTTCATAAGGATGTCCATATAAATATGTTATGTAGAATTTTAATCCTTATCTGCTTGTCTTCACATTATCACGTGTTATCGTTTTACACCATTAATATGGTAGTCTTCTCTTCTCTGCTTGCACCATTAATAAGAGAGGTTACCATCAGCAGACACAAAAGATGTGAACGTTTCTACGAACTTTTAGTGCTGCTGTAGACATTTGATACATGCTATTTTGTGTCATATTTGAGTTTCTCAATAGTTATAGTACATCTAAATATAAGGATTTTACTGTGTACTTATTTTGTTTACTATTTTAGTATGCTTCATATCAAATACCTTTTGATGTATAATTCTAGGagatgtaatttttttcttttgacaaTGACAATGGAAAATATGAGTCATGTTGTTAGTCAGAAGGTGTAAAGTTTGAAGATGTGTGGGATTGAAATGGCAGTAGATTTGCTCACAAGACTTTAGATGTGATATTAATTAGTTGAACACGATAATCTCCTGATGTGGATTTCGAGTGCAATACTGTTAGAAATGCTCATAAACAATTTTAGATTGGAACGAAGTAAGAGTGAGGACATGAAAGAACATGTGGAACTCTTCAGTGCTCCGTGTGATAAGAGTGGTCAAATACAAAGTATGTCCAATGTGGAGATGAGTTTTTAGGAAAAAAGATGGCTGCACCGATTTTAAGTCTTTGATGTGAGAACTAAGGCTGTAGAGTTCAAGTCAAATAATGCTATTTATGGAAGTATTCTTCAAGCAGAATACCTTCTTTCTTAATCTCACTTTGATGTGCATGCAGGGTTTTCTGTCTGCATTTGATTCAGATGCATCTCTTGATGTTTTGGATCATCCTATTCTGGACTTGATCTATTACATGGTATGCTGCTTAATTGTTCTTTTTTGTTATTGTTACTTGAAGTTTGATTTGTCGCTTTCTTGGCATTTGGAATTTACTTTTCACTTTTCAAAATGCAGCTGGTTGAGGTCCTACCTTCAGCTCTGGTCCTATACATCCTGCGCAAATTGCCCCCAAAGAGAATATCAGCCCAATATCATCCTATCCGTTAATTGTTGTTCATAGCAAAtcctaatttattaatttaccTGCCCattgtttatgattttaatttaatggTTCTTGGTTAGATAGATATTTTTAAGTTCATCAGGAACAACAGATAAAGAAAAAGATCCAGAAAAAGTCACATGGCAGCAGTTCTTATGTGGGTGATACTCATCAGGTTTTGTACGGTATACATGCAATGACAAGTCAAGAAGAGAGCTTGAGTTATTTTCTGCAATTAGCCAAAAGAGAAAAGAGGTGGGAGAGGGGGATTTTCATGTAATCTGGACCTTGTAGTGTTTCAGGCATGGCTTGTCAATGATACATCTATTTACTCCAACATTTTATACAATGTTGAGTGTCTTAatttggatttatttattagttaGATATTCTTATGTAGCATTACTTATTCTGATTTCATCTTAATaagttaattataaaatttattaatattattaatagagatctttaataaaatttctaaaatgataGCATTAGTTATTCTGATTTCATATTACAATATAATATGCTTATAAAGTCTATTAATCACTAATAAATAGATTcaataaaattatctaaaatcttataaaaataaaaaatatatatttgaaaatcaaatgaaatttataatattaaataactaaCTACGACTTAACTTGAATGTTATGCTTTGAATccttttttaaactttaaacgAGACTAACCTCAATTAAACAAAGTTGATATTTACTCTGAATGAATTACATGATGGGATGTCACCTCGAATCTATTGAGTTATTGATTTCATACAACAAAACTAAAATGATGTACTCTTTTAGGGGTAAGGAGagtaaagaaaattttaaaatttaaactatttattttaaatttaattccaAAAATTAATATGCAATGACAGTATAAAAGAGTTtacattattatataatatatgataaaattgtcacttttattttattattattactctaCAAATCACATTCAAGCTACTTTCTAATTGGTTAATAATACAAGTTTGCATGCATAATACATGAAAAATAAGCTTATAAAATAATCAATACATTAAGAAAGAAGTGAGCTCAAGTTTAATCTTTATAACTGTAAGAAACATTTAAGGGAAACTTGATATGACACAAAGCAACATTTGAGGAAAAGTTGATATGGTAATATATGAcgattcatattttttatataatcacataataacttttaatattattattttaatatttttgtatataatttaattttaaatttattatttatttttaaacttatcACAAGAGTGGTATACAATTCTATGAGTTGTGAAAGTATCATTATTTAaacttaatatttaaatattagtttttttcGGCAGGACAAGTATTAGTAACAAGTAAAATCACTTTAGTTTATTATAAatacttttgaaaatatttatataatttataaaaaaagttaaaaaataattttacgtttttattaatatattttaattattcaattcAATAAATTATCTAGCAAGAATAGTTTTCTTGTAAAAAATTaacttagaaaaaaataaattttcactCATCCCGTGCCATAAGAATAATTTTATGGGAATCTTACCTAAAAAGTATTCAAGAGAGATAATTGTCTGTCAatggtattttttaaaatataagttaaaaaagaatattaattttagattcatgatttttttttaaaaaagccCTTATACTAAACACTTCACGTAAAtttgtttacattttttttttcttcttatataAACTTCTAGGCTGTGTTTGTTTCCATTAGTGACACTGTTTTGTACGAATGGAAAGGAGGGTGTTATACTTGTTTGGATCCAAtgatcaacaaaaaaaaaattgggaacGAGAAAAGATGGGAGAAAGTGGTTGAAGACTTCATCGCGCGTGTATGAAGAAACAATGGGAAAGCCACTCTGGCAACTTGATTTTATCATCGTACCTTTCACTTTTGTGGTTCATGGAGGGCTGCGTGGTGGTGTTGCATTAAAGGTATAATGTTAGCCAACAGAAAAGTCATCCAAACCTAAGCTACAATCT encodes:
- the LOC137806688 gene encoding tobamovirus multiplication protein 1 yields the protein MEVAPLFHISAWWDQINASTCWQSAVFFFLCAAYALVASIALVQLVRIEVRVPEYGWTTQKIFHLMNFVVNGVRAVVFGLHKLVFLLQPKVLILVLLDLPGLLFFSTYTLLVLFWAEIYHQARGLPTDKLKIVYISVNAALYVIQVCIWIYLWIDDNSAVEFIGEIFIAVVSFMAALGFLIYGGRLFFMLRRFPIESKGRRKKLNEVGSVTAICFTCFLIRCVMGFLSAFDSDASLDVLDHPILDLIYYMLVEVLPSALVLYILRKLPPKRISAQYHPIR